In Solanum pennellii chromosome 7, SPENNV200, the following are encoded in one genomic region:
- the LOC107026318 gene encoding DCN1-like protein 1 isoform X2: MNKLGIGRRDKVQQFMTITGASEKVALQALKVSDWNLEGAFDVFYSQSQVKSSADTRRLEELYNRYKDPYADMILADGISLLCNDMQVDPQDIVMLVLSWHMKAATMCEFSKQEFIGGLQSLGIDSLEKLREKLPFMRSEMKDEHKFREIYNFAFSWAKEKGQKSLALDTAIGMWQLLFAEKEWPLVEHWCQFLQARHNKAISRDTWSQLLEFARNVDPALTNYDAEGAWPYLIDEFVEYLTENSIVQIGQMSDWSQKG, encoded by the exons ATG AATAAGCTAGGAATAGGGCGCCGGGACAAAGTTCAGCAGTTTATGACCATCACTGGGGCGAg TGAAAAAGTTGCTCTTCAGGCTCTGAAGGTCAGTGATTGGAATCTTGAAGGAGCATTTGATGTATTTTACAGCCAGTCACAAGTCAAGTCATCTGCTGATACAAGGCGGTTGGAGGAGCTTTACAATAGATACAAAG ACCCGTATGCTGACATGATTTTGGCTGATGGGATTAGCCTCCTTTGCAATGACATGCAG GTTGATCCTCAAGATATAGTTATG TTGGTTCTTTCATGGCACATGAAAGCTGCAACCATGTGTGAATTCTCCAAGCAGGAGTTCATTGGTGGATTACAATCTCTCGG AATAGATTCATTGGAAAAGCTCAGAGAGAAATTGCCATTTATGCGATCAGAGATGAAAGATGAAC ATAAATTCCGTGAGATTTACAACTTTGCTTTCAGCTGGGCAAAGGAGAAG GGTCAGAAATCTTTGGCCTTGGACACGGCTATTGGGATGTGGCAATTGCTGTTTGCTGAAAAGGAGTGGCCATTGGTTGAGCATTGGTGTCAGTTTTTGCAG GCAAGGCATAACAAGGCTATTTCACGGGATACTTGGTCTCAGCTCCTGGAATTTGCAAGG AATGTGGACCCTGCATTAACTAACTATGATGCTGAAGGAGCTTGGCCATATCTTATAGATGAATTTGTCGAGTACTTGACTGAAAATAGTATTGTCCAAATTGGTCAAATGAGTGATTGGAGCCAGAAAGGCTGA
- the LOC107026318 gene encoding DCN1-like protein 1 isoform X1: protein MVSASCLFDFCSVLTVIGVLLQNKLGIGRRDKVQQFMTITGASEKVALQALKVSDWNLEGAFDVFYSQSQVKSSADTRRLEELYNRYKDPYADMILADGISLLCNDMQVDPQDIVMLVLSWHMKAATMCEFSKQEFIGGLQSLGIDSLEKLREKLPFMRSEMKDEHKFREIYNFAFSWAKEKGQKSLALDTAIGMWQLLFAEKEWPLVEHWCQFLQARHNKAISRDTWSQLLEFARNVDPALTNYDAEGAWPYLIDEFVEYLTENSIVQIGQMSDWSQKG from the exons ATGGTCAGTGCTAGCTGTTTGTTCGACTTCTGTTCAGTTTTGACAGTTATTGGAGTTCTCCTCCAA AATAAGCTAGGAATAGGGCGCCGGGACAAAGTTCAGCAGTTTATGACCATCACTGGGGCGAg TGAAAAAGTTGCTCTTCAGGCTCTGAAGGTCAGTGATTGGAATCTTGAAGGAGCATTTGATGTATTTTACAGCCAGTCACAAGTCAAGTCATCTGCTGATACAAGGCGGTTGGAGGAGCTTTACAATAGATACAAAG ACCCGTATGCTGACATGATTTTGGCTGATGGGATTAGCCTCCTTTGCAATGACATGCAG GTTGATCCTCAAGATATAGTTATG TTGGTTCTTTCATGGCACATGAAAGCTGCAACCATGTGTGAATTCTCCAAGCAGGAGTTCATTGGTGGATTACAATCTCTCGG AATAGATTCATTGGAAAAGCTCAGAGAGAAATTGCCATTTATGCGATCAGAGATGAAAGATGAAC ATAAATTCCGTGAGATTTACAACTTTGCTTTCAGCTGGGCAAAGGAGAAG GGTCAGAAATCTTTGGCCTTGGACACGGCTATTGGGATGTGGCAATTGCTGTTTGCTGAAAAGGAGTGGCCATTGGTTGAGCATTGGTGTCAGTTTTTGCAG GCAAGGCATAACAAGGCTATTTCACGGGATACTTGGTCTCAGCTCCTGGAATTTGCAAGG AATGTGGACCCTGCATTAACTAACTATGATGCTGAAGGAGCTTGGCCATATCTTATAGATGAATTTGTCGAGTACTTGACTGAAAATAGTATTGTCCAAATTGGTCAAATGAGTGATTGGAGCCAGAAAGGCTGA
- the LOC107026318 gene encoding DCN1-like protein 2 isoform X3, with protein MTITGASEKVALQALKVSDWNLEGAFDVFYSQSQVKSSADTRRLEELYNRYKDPYADMILADGISLLCNDMQVDPQDIVMLVLSWHMKAATMCEFSKQEFIGGLQSLGIDSLEKLREKLPFMRSEMKDEHKFREIYNFAFSWAKEKGQKSLALDTAIGMWQLLFAEKEWPLVEHWCQFLQARHNKAISRDTWSQLLEFARNVDPALTNYDAEGAWPYLIDEFVEYLTENSIVQIGQMSDWSQKG; from the exons ATGACCATCACTGGGGCGAg TGAAAAAGTTGCTCTTCAGGCTCTGAAGGTCAGTGATTGGAATCTTGAAGGAGCATTTGATGTATTTTACAGCCAGTCACAAGTCAAGTCATCTGCTGATACAAGGCGGTTGGAGGAGCTTTACAATAGATACAAAG ACCCGTATGCTGACATGATTTTGGCTGATGGGATTAGCCTCCTTTGCAATGACATGCAG GTTGATCCTCAAGATATAGTTATG TTGGTTCTTTCATGGCACATGAAAGCTGCAACCATGTGTGAATTCTCCAAGCAGGAGTTCATTGGTGGATTACAATCTCTCGG AATAGATTCATTGGAAAAGCTCAGAGAGAAATTGCCATTTATGCGATCAGAGATGAAAGATGAAC ATAAATTCCGTGAGATTTACAACTTTGCTTTCAGCTGGGCAAAGGAGAAG GGTCAGAAATCTTTGGCCTTGGACACGGCTATTGGGATGTGGCAATTGCTGTTTGCTGAAAAGGAGTGGCCATTGGTTGAGCATTGGTGTCAGTTTTTGCAG GCAAGGCATAACAAGGCTATTTCACGGGATACTTGGTCTCAGCTCCTGGAATTTGCAAGG AATGTGGACCCTGCATTAACTAACTATGATGCTGAAGGAGCTTGGCCATATCTTATAGATGAATTTGTCGAGTACTTGACTGAAAATAGTATTGTCCAAATTGGTCAAATGAGTGATTGGAGCCAGAAAGGCTGA